From Streptosporangium album, the proteins below share one genomic window:
- a CDS encoding HARBI1 family protein: MPREVVLFLAGLLRAERVRRRTRAGTRALGEFKQAVLIIRWLVDGARIARPAADNAISHATCDRYVEEGVTVLKAQAPTLQEALTAAKAAGYTRLHLDGTLIETDRCRALGPNGADLWWSGKHKQHGGNIQVLSSPGGDPLWTSEVRPGREHDLTCARLHGLLDPLAKAAEDGLITLADLGYVDAGMGFRLPYKRSRGGTLTDDQIQYNKVHGALRALAERANAQLKMRFKALRNVSKCPWKIGGIVAAALVLFHREQAHKQLSPSVNAGC; the protein is encoded by the coding sequence ATGCCGCGCGAGGTTGTGCTGTTTCTGGCCGGGCTGTTGCGCGCCGAGCGGGTACGGCGCCGCACCCGCGCGGGCACTCGGGCGCTGGGCGAGTTCAAGCAGGCCGTTCTGATCATCCGCTGGCTGGTGGACGGCGCTCGGATCGCCCGGCCGGCCGCCGATAACGCCATCTCGCACGCGACCTGTGATCGGTACGTCGAAGAAGGGGTCACCGTATTGAAGGCCCAGGCGCCGACGCTACAGGAGGCGCTCACGGCGGCGAAGGCCGCCGGCTACACCCGCCTGCATCTGGATGGCACGCTGATCGAAACCGACCGCTGCCGCGCCCTGGGCCCGAACGGCGCCGACCTGTGGTGGAGTGGAAAACACAAGCAGCACGGCGGCAACATTCAGGTCCTGTCCAGCCCCGGCGGCGACCCGCTGTGGACTTCTGAGGTACGGCCCGGCCGTGAACACGATCTCACCTGTGCCCGCCTGCACGGCCTCCTCGACCCGCTGGCCAAGGCCGCCGAGGACGGGCTGATCACGTTGGCCGACCTCGGCTACGTCGATGCGGGTATGGGGTTTCGCCTGCCGTACAAGAGGTCTCGGGGTGGCACACTCACCGACGATCAGATCCAGTACAACAAGGTCCACGGTGCGCTCCGAGCCCTCGCCGAACGAGCGAACGCCCAGCTCAAGATGCGGTTCAAGGCACTGCGGAACGTCAGCAAGTGCCCTTGGAAGATCGGCGGTATCGTCGCCGCGGCGCTCGTCCTCTTCCACCGGGAGCAAGCTCACAAGCAGCTGTCACCCAGCGTGAACGCCGGTTGCTGA
- a CDS encoding site-specific integrase — protein MPTKHPTLAAYLTRWLADVIEPNLEPTTYVAYEPLVRLYIVPGLGKKRLDKLTVREVQTWLNTLVTLCTCCDQKKDHRRAEAKRRCCATGKCCKGYPSRSTIAGIRRVLRSALSNAIREELISKNVAALTTLPSPSKTKKKRQHVAWGVDEARKFLEHLRAEDDPLYAAYVLILVLGLRRGEVLGLAWDCIDLGGEQVWISRELNRIRGELLHRETTKTDDSTASLPLLGLCITALRHRQRIQEEARKAAGAKWKDSDLVFTTRNGTPIEPRNFNRSFEVQCRKAGVSRIRVHDTRHTCASLLAALDVHPRVAMRILRHSQISMTMDVYTQPESTERL, from the coding sequence GTGCCGACCAAGCACCCCACCCTTGCCGCGTACCTGACGCGCTGGCTCGCCGATGTGATCGAACCCAACCTGGAGCCGACGACCTACGTGGCCTATGAGCCGCTGGTGCGGCTCTACATCGTCCCTGGCCTGGGCAAGAAGCGGCTCGACAAGCTCACGGTCCGCGAGGTTCAGACGTGGCTGAACACGCTGGTCACCCTCTGCACCTGCTGTGACCAGAAGAAGGATCACCGGCGAGCGGAGGCCAAACGGCGATGCTGCGCCACCGGAAAATGCTGCAAGGGATATCCGTCCCGGAGCACGATCGCGGGCATCCGCCGCGTCCTGCGTTCCGCGCTCAGCAACGCCATCCGGGAAGAGCTGATCTCCAAGAACGTCGCGGCGTTGACCACCCTGCCCAGCCCGAGCAAGACCAAGAAGAAGCGCCAGCACGTGGCATGGGGCGTCGACGAGGCGCGGAAGTTCCTCGAACACCTGCGAGCGGAGGATGACCCGCTCTACGCGGCCTACGTGTTGATCCTCGTTCTGGGCCTGCGGCGGGGCGAGGTGCTCGGGCTCGCCTGGGACTGCATCGACCTCGGTGGAGAACAAGTGTGGATCTCTCGAGAGCTCAACCGCATCAGGGGAGAGCTCCTCCACCGCGAGACGACCAAGACCGACGACTCCACCGCATCGCTTCCGCTGCTCGGCCTGTGCATCACTGCGCTCAGACACCGCCAGCGAATTCAGGAGGAGGCCCGCAAGGCCGCTGGGGCGAAGTGGAAGGACTCCGATCTCGTCTTCACCACGAGGAACGGCACGCCGATCGAGCCGCGTAACTTCAACCGATCCTTCGAGGTTCAATGCCGCAAGGCGGGTGTCTCCCGCATCCGAGTCCACGACACCCGGCACACCTGCGCCTCGCTTCTGGCCGCCCTCGACGTCCACCCTCGGGTGGCGATGCGCATCCTGCGCCATTCGCAGATCTCGATGACCATGGATGTCTACACTCAGCCTGAATCCACCGAGCGTCTTTGA
- a CDS encoding IS1380 family transposase encodes MRLSHAPAHTHAIFDDQHTVAYAGLLPVMRLAERCDLAGLAQEHVTIADRLGVNAPLKIGSIVAGMIAGADSIDDLDVLRHGGMDKLFAGIRAPSTLGSFLRCLTWGNVRQIGKVGRRLLARLAAHTPLLPGVDVLAFLDLDSMQKRIYGPTKQGAGFGHTKIQGKSLRVRGLNVLASALSTPLAAPVITASRLRGGTANSARGADTFVTESINTAREAGATGILLCRGDAAYYSAKVIGACRRADVRFSFTAKMDPKIKAAIAAIPQGAWTPISYPNAILDEESGQWISDAEVAETRYTAFTSKKGQAVTARLIVRRVKRLGEQTDPGHHPCYRYHAVFTDTPYELIQAEGQHRDHAIIEQIFADLISGPLAHLPSGNFAANAAWLALATISHNLLRAAGCLSGARCARARGATLRRHLIAVPARLARHGRGHITLHLPGHWPWQPAWMNLFDALRSPPLARAA; translated from the coding sequence GTGCGATTGTCTCACGCTCCCGCCCACACCCATGCGATCTTCGATGACCAGCACACGGTCGCCTACGCCGGCCTGCTGCCGGTGATGCGCCTGGCCGAGCGCTGTGACCTGGCCGGTCTGGCTCAGGAGCACGTGACCATCGCCGACCGACTCGGGGTGAATGCCCCGCTGAAAATCGGCTCGATCGTGGCCGGGATGATCGCCGGGGCCGACAGCATCGATGATCTGGACGTGCTGCGCCACGGCGGGATGGATAAGTTGTTTGCCGGGATCCGCGCCCCCTCCACGCTCGGGTCGTTTCTGCGCTGTCTGACGTGGGGCAACGTGCGGCAGATCGGGAAGGTCGGCCGCCGCCTGCTGGCCCGTCTGGCCGCGCACACACCGCTGCTGCCCGGCGTGGACGTGCTGGCGTTCCTCGATCTGGACTCGATGCAAAAACGGATTTACGGGCCGACCAAACAGGGCGCCGGGTTCGGGCACACCAAGATTCAAGGCAAGAGCCTGCGGGTCCGCGGTCTCAACGTGCTCGCCTCGGCCCTGTCCACCCCACTGGCCGCCCCGGTCATCACCGCCAGTCGGTTGCGCGGCGGCACCGCCAACTCCGCCCGCGGCGCAGACACCTTCGTGACCGAGTCGATCAATACGGCCCGGGAGGCCGGAGCCACCGGCATCCTGCTCTGCCGAGGCGATGCGGCCTACTACAGCGCCAAGGTCATCGGCGCCTGCCGGCGAGCCGATGTCCGGTTCTCCTTCACCGCGAAGATGGACCCCAAAATCAAGGCGGCGATCGCCGCGATCCCCCAGGGCGCCTGGACCCCGATCAGCTACCCCAACGCCATCTTGGACGAGGAATCCGGGCAGTGGATCTCCGATGCCGAGGTCGCCGAGACCCGCTACACCGCGTTCACCTCCAAGAAGGGGCAGGCCGTAACCGCCCGCCTGATCGTGCGCCGGGTCAAACGACTGGGTGAGCAGACCGACCCCGGCCACCACCCGTGCTATCGCTACCACGCCGTGTTCACCGACACTCCGTATGAGCTGATCCAGGCCGAAGGACAGCATCGTGATCACGCGATCATCGAGCAGATCTTCGCCGATCTGATCTCCGGGCCGCTGGCTCACCTGCCCTCCGGTAATTTCGCGGCCAACGCCGCCTGGCTGGCACTGGCCACGATCAGCCACAACCTGCTCCGCGCCGCCGGTTGCCTGTCCGGAGCCCGCTGCGCACGAGCACGTGGAGCCACTCTGCGCCGCCACCTCATCGCCGTACCCGCCCGCCTCGCCCGGCACGGGCGCGGCCATATCACCCTCCACCTGCCCGGCCACTGGCCCTGGCAGCCCGCCTGGATGAACCTCTTCGACGCGCTTCGCTCGCCACCGCTCGCCCGAGCCGCTTGA
- a CDS encoding aldo/keto reductase, with product MKYRTIGSDPMTRRDVSVLSLGAMLFGTATDEATSFAILDRFVEAGGNFIDTANNYAYWVNGTQGGESETLLGRWRRSRNVTDEIVIATKLGGRPNAPATGLSHDLEGLSAQVIRESSERSRERLGVDKLDLLYAHAYLEGSKVPPEETVEAFAGLVQEGTVGLLGASNHWAWRLERARNLAATAGLPGYEVLQYHHSYLRPRTDLPTLRSKDGNLGVVGGNLLSYLRAEPALTLVAYSPLLGGGYVREDKPLDAAFDHPGTPQRLAALQEVAKETGATVNQVVLAWLIGGDIPMIPLVGASSVEQLEESLAAVDLELTAEQQAKLDAAY from the coding sequence ATGAAGTACCGCACGATTGGCAGTGATCCGATGACTCGCCGTGATGTCAGCGTGCTGAGCCTTGGCGCGATGCTGTTCGGTACCGCCACCGACGAGGCGACGTCGTTCGCCATCCTTGACCGCTTCGTCGAGGCCGGCGGGAATTTCATCGACACCGCCAATAACTACGCCTACTGGGTCAATGGCACTCAGGGGGGTGAAAGCGAAACCCTGCTCGGCCGCTGGCGACGCAGCCGCAACGTCACCGATGAGATCGTCATCGCCACCAAGCTCGGAGGGCGGCCCAACGCTCCGGCGACCGGCCTCAGCCACGACCTTGAGGGCTTGTCCGCCCAAGTGATCCGGGAATCCTCGGAGCGGAGCAGGGAACGGCTCGGCGTGGACAAGCTGGACCTCCTGTACGCACACGCATACCTCGAAGGTTCCAAGGTGCCGCCGGAGGAGACCGTCGAGGCATTCGCAGGTTTGGTCCAGGAAGGCACCGTGGGTCTCCTCGGGGCGAGCAACCACTGGGCCTGGCGACTCGAGCGGGCCCGGAACCTGGCGGCCACGGCGGGGCTGCCCGGCTATGAAGTCCTGCAGTACCACCACTCCTACCTGCGTCCGCGCACCGATCTGCCGACGCTGCGCTCCAAGGACGGAAACCTCGGTGTGGTCGGCGGGAACCTGCTCAGCTATCTGAGAGCCGAGCCCGCACTCACGCTGGTCGCCTACTCGCCCTTGCTGGGCGGCGGCTACGTACGTGAAGACAAGCCGCTCGATGCCGCGTTCGACCACCCAGGCACACCCCAGCGTCTCGCGGCACTGCAGGAAGTGGCGAAGGAGACAGGAGCGACCGTCAACCAGGTGGTGCTCGCCTGGCTCATCGGCGGCGATATTCCGATGATCCCGCTGGTCGGAGCCTCCTCAGTCGAGCAGCTGGAGGAGAGCCTGGCTGCAGTGGACCTGGAGTTGACGGCGGAACAGCAGGCGAAGCTCGACGCCGCGTACTGA
- a CDS encoding winged helix-turn-helix domain-containing protein: MIHFRPDQPKSEQVLAEMRRRIQTGDYKPGYPVPGEPRMAEEFGIARRTARKVINALIADGLVYTVRNIGTFVADSKTGGPPEHIGPGDDDQDQPEG, encoded by the coding sequence GTGATCCACTTCCGGCCTGATCAGCCCAAGTCAGAGCAGGTTCTCGCCGAGATGCGTCGACGCATTCAGACCGGCGACTACAAGCCCGGGTATCCCGTCCCGGGAGAGCCCCGCATGGCCGAAGAATTCGGAATCGCCCGACGAACTGCCCGTAAGGTGATCAACGCCCTCATTGCCGATGGACTGGTCTACACCGTCCGCAATATTGGGACGTTCGTCGCCGACTCCAAGACCGGCGGACCACCCGAGCACATCGGGCCCGGAGACGACGACCAGGATCAGCCCGAAGGCTAG
- a CDS encoding ATP-dependent nuclease: MRIQRVRIQGYRCLRDVDIRFDDITTFIGPNGVGKSSVLRALDWFFNGDRNSPITSDDVSTGADPERITVEVEFCDLTDVDRVALGKYAAGGVETVRLWRRWERGYDKLSGRALAYPAFIKVRDVQGAKARRDCYNELRTERPDLGLPAVRSAAEVDTALIAWETAHPHELQGTEIEADTHFFGFAGQAKMTGLFDYVFVSADLRAGDESRDIKSSIIGRILEQAVDRTEADKELTELGIIFNANRETIHTKHFSEQLETLSDDLTTAVGELTSGRSINVSPVVPEFKMPQVQFKVSVLDGRATTRVDQQGHGFQRALLISALRLLAESKATEHDRTIFLAIEEPELFQHPIQARAFATVLRKIARKDGHGVQVSYATHSPYFLEPEGFTEIRRMTRTLSDSVGASVQIQSTSKEAIAQRLNSAFKTDEVYRQLTRVCLQSLPEALFARAALLVEGGTDQGFFEGCGLRHDPLNRNGIVVVDAGSKRILPLAHAVLAELGVPCFVIFDGDAGGEHRDRSKNKAPDKIADGVRQRMQANRMLLGYLKGHVEDFPQTKVYDDYAVFHDTLETYLEAEWPDWGEAHQDLIANDNGMDGKHPMTYRHASQNANTDPPAWISDVITRAMTLCAEG, encoded by the coding sequence GTGCGGATTCAACGGGTGAGGATTCAGGGGTATCGGTGTCTGCGGGACGTGGACATCCGGTTCGATGACATCACGACCTTCATCGGACCGAATGGGGTCGGGAAGTCGTCTGTGCTGCGCGCGCTCGACTGGTTCTTCAATGGAGACCGGAATTCACCGATCACGAGCGACGATGTCTCCACCGGCGCAGATCCGGAGCGGATCACAGTCGAGGTGGAGTTCTGCGACCTCACCGACGTCGACCGAGTAGCGCTCGGCAAATACGCCGCTGGTGGCGTGGAGACCGTACGGCTGTGGCGGCGCTGGGAAAGAGGGTACGACAAGCTTTCCGGTCGGGCCTTGGCCTATCCGGCGTTCATCAAGGTCAGGGATGTGCAAGGCGCGAAGGCTCGGCGTGACTGCTACAACGAGTTGCGAACAGAGCGACCTGACCTTGGTCTGCCGGCTGTCCGGAGTGCGGCAGAGGTAGACACTGCGCTCATCGCTTGGGAGACCGCCCATCCCCACGAACTCCAGGGCACCGAGATCGAGGCGGATACCCACTTCTTCGGCTTCGCTGGCCAGGCGAAGATGACTGGACTCTTCGACTACGTTTTCGTCAGTGCCGACCTGCGGGCCGGCGATGAGAGCCGTGATATCAAGAGCTCGATCATCGGACGAATTCTTGAGCAAGCCGTGGATCGAACCGAGGCGGACAAAGAACTTACGGAACTCGGTATAATCTTCAATGCAAATCGGGAAACCATCCACACCAAGCATTTCAGCGAGCAGCTCGAAACCTTGTCGGATGACCTGACTACAGCGGTTGGTGAGCTCACCAGTGGCCGGAGCATTAACGTGTCCCCCGTTGTCCCTGAGTTCAAGATGCCACAGGTCCAATTCAAGGTCTCTGTCCTGGATGGCAGGGCAACAACCCGGGTGGATCAGCAGGGACACGGCTTTCAGCGCGCGCTACTTATCTCCGCTCTACGGCTACTGGCCGAGAGCAAGGCTACCGAACATGATCGAACCATCTTCCTGGCGATCGAGGAACCGGAACTGTTCCAGCATCCTATCCAGGCCCGGGCATTCGCTACCGTACTGCGCAAGATCGCGCGTAAGGACGGACACGGCGTACAAGTCTCTTATGCGACCCATAGTCCGTACTTCTTGGAGCCCGAGGGCTTCACGGAGATCCGTCGGATGACTAGGACTCTCTCGGATAGCGTCGGCGCTTCGGTGCAGATCCAATCGACGTCCAAAGAAGCCATCGCTCAACGTCTCAACAGCGCTTTCAAAACCGATGAGGTTTATCGGCAGCTCACTCGGGTTTGTTTGCAGTCACTTCCAGAAGCGCTGTTTGCCCGTGCCGCGCTACTTGTTGAGGGCGGCACTGATCAGGGATTCTTCGAGGGGTGTGGCCTACGGCACGATCCTCTCAACAGGAACGGAATCGTGGTCGTTGACGCTGGGAGCAAGAGGATTCTGCCGCTCGCGCATGCGGTTCTCGCTGAACTCGGGGTGCCCTGTTTCGTCATATTCGACGGTGATGCTGGTGGAGAGCATCGTGACCGCAGCAAGAATAAGGCTCCAGATAAAATTGCCGACGGAGTACGGCAGCGCATGCAGGCAAATCGTATGCTGCTCGGGTATTTGAAAGGACACGTCGAGGACTTCCCGCAGACCAAGGTGTACGACGACTATGCGGTTTTTCACGATACCTTGGAGACCTACCTCGAAGCCGAGTGGCCGGATTGGGGAGAAGCTCACCAAGATCTCATCGCCAACGACAACGGCATGGACGGCAAGCACCCGATGACCTACCGGCATGCCTCCCAGAACGCTAACACCGATCCGCCGGCTTGGATCAGCGATGTCATTACTCGAGCCATGACGCTTTGCGCAGAAGGATAA
- a CDS encoding helix-turn-helix transcriptional regulator, translating into MNTDDNALAAVGVDAEDEQIYRDLLRRPRATLLELAAHTGHTTVALRRACSRLESLGLVSRMAGRPVRYVPTRPDVAVSALISRREEGLAQARLAALALLAETPRTENLAPEELVEVVQGQAAVVQRFTQLQQTATEELLVLDRPPYAQDPSQQNAPEMERLAHGLLVRGIYDASALEIPGKLRLAQESAAAGERARVSPEVPMKLAIADRRTAILPLSADASAHSDSAVIVHSSSLLDALVTLFEVLWRSALPLPIFDARSRPADMPDPELFALLAAGLKDEAVARQLGVSLRTVHRRVSELMDRLGARTRFQAGLLAARRGWWDADS; encoded by the coding sequence ATGAACACGGACGACAACGCGCTCGCGGCGGTCGGGGTGGATGCAGAGGACGAGCAGATCTACCGCGACCTGCTGCGCCGGCCGCGCGCCACGCTGCTCGAGCTGGCCGCGCACACCGGCCACACCACGGTGGCCCTGCGCCGGGCGTGCTCGCGGCTCGAGTCGCTCGGCCTGGTCAGCCGCATGGCGGGGCGCCCGGTCCGGTACGTGCCGACCAGGCCCGACGTGGCGGTGTCCGCCCTCATCTCCCGCCGCGAGGAGGGGCTGGCCCAGGCCAGGCTGGCCGCGCTCGCGCTGCTGGCCGAGACGCCGCGAACGGAGAACCTGGCCCCCGAGGAACTGGTCGAGGTCGTGCAGGGGCAGGCGGCCGTGGTGCAGCGGTTCACGCAGTTGCAGCAGACCGCGACCGAGGAGCTCCTAGTGCTCGACCGGCCACCGTACGCACAGGACCCCTCCCAGCAGAACGCCCCCGAGATGGAGCGTCTCGCGCACGGCCTCCTGGTGCGCGGCATCTACGACGCCTCGGCCCTGGAGATCCCCGGCAAGCTGCGCCTCGCCCAGGAGTCGGCAGCGGCCGGAGAGCGGGCCAGGGTCAGCCCCGAGGTGCCCATGAAGCTGGCCATCGCCGACCGGAGGACCGCCATCCTGCCGCTGAGCGCCGACGCGTCCGCCCACTCGGACAGCGCGGTCATCGTGCACTCTTCGTCGTTGCTCGACGCGCTGGTCACCCTGTTCGAGGTCCTGTGGCGGTCGGCGCTGCCGCTGCCGATCTTCGACGCGCGCTCCCGCCCGGCGGACATGCCGGATCCCGAGCTGTTCGCGCTGCTCGCGGCCGGGCTCAAGGACGAGGCGGTCGCGCGCCAGCTGGGGGTGAGCCTGCGCACCGTGCACCGGAGGGTCAGCGAGCTGATGGACCGGCTCGGCGCCCGCACCCGCTTCCAGGCCGGCCTGCTCGCGGCGCGCCGCGGCTGGTGGGACGCGGATTCCTGA
- a CDS encoding transposase family protein — protein MITYRATLDVPRELVCHLSLLLAAERRRLGTRSGSRALTCFEQAVMGLRWFRDRTDRAALGRDHGISRATAYRYIDEVIDVLADQAPDLHHALQRAVDEGLTHLILDGTVIATDRCREKTISVKGEPIDLWYSGKAHHHGGNIQALSAPCGLPLWVSEVEPGSVHDLTAARAHVLGALYKAAADGLPTLADSGYDGAGIGILTPVKQPSDGRPLDLDTRTRNALLRALRCLGERGFALLTQRWRTLQRITASPSRIGDIVKAALVLTHFEHGYLK, from the coding sequence GTGATCACCTATCGTGCCACGCTCGACGTCCCTCGGGAACTGGTTTGCCATCTCTCCCTGCTGCTGGCGGCCGAACGCCGCCGACTGGGCACCCGTTCGGGTTCCAGGGCTCTGACCTGTTTTGAGCAGGCGGTGATGGGATTGCGCTGGTTCCGCGACCGCACCGACCGGGCCGCCCTCGGCCGCGACCACGGCATCTCCCGCGCCACCGCCTACCGCTACATCGACGAGGTCATCGACGTCCTGGCCGACCAGGCACCCGACCTGCACCACGCCTTGCAACGCGCTGTCGACGAGGGCCTCACCCACCTGATCCTGGACGGCACCGTCATCGCCACCGACCGCTGCCGGGAGAAGACCATCAGCGTCAAAGGCGAACCCATCGACCTGTGGTACTCCGGAAAGGCCCACCACCACGGCGGCAACATCCAGGCCCTGTCCGCGCCCTGCGGCCTGCCGCTGTGGGTGTCCGAGGTCGAACCCGGATCGGTTCACGACCTGACCGCCGCCCGCGCACACGTCCTGGGAGCGTTGTACAAGGCCGCCGCCGACGGGCTGCCCACCTTGGCCGACTCCGGCTACGACGGCGCCGGCATCGGCATTCTCACCCCGGTCAAACAACCCTCCGACGGCCGGCCCCTCGACCTCGACACCCGCACCCGCAACGCACTCCTGCGCGCCCTGCGCTGCCTGGGAGAACGAGGCTTCGCCCTGCTCACACAACGCTGGCGCACCCTCCAGCGCATCACCGCCAGCCCCAGCAGAATCGGCGACATCGTCAAAGCCGCGCTCGTTCTCACCCATTTCGAACACGGCTACTTGAAATGA
- a CDS encoding guanylate kinase, with amino-acid sequence MVGTGRTHGYEFVSAEHLDKLRDAGRLLVETRRYGNVYAIDRQAIEDRHAAGYVPVTHMGNIRDLRRLIGTVPDSWLRVLLWVPREVTEQRSQARGDADTSKRLTAWDETLADLEANTDAGFFHLRIHTDQLSPEGAAKEITSAYDQLRTAGRLREEACPP; translated from the coding sequence TTGGTCGGCACCGGCCGGACACACGGGTATGAGTTCGTCAGCGCCGAGCACCTGGACAAACTGCGCGACGCGGGGCGTCTGCTGGTCGAGACCCGCCGCTACGGCAACGTCTACGCTATCGACCGCCAGGCCATCGAAGACCGCCACGCCGCCGGCTACGTCCCCGTCACGCACATGGGCAACATCCGCGATCTGCGCCGACTCATCGGCACGGTTCCCGACTCCTGGCTTCGCGTACTGCTGTGGGTGCCGCGCGAGGTCACCGAACAGCGCTCCCAGGCCCGCGGGGACGCCGACACCAGTAAGCGCCTGACCGCGTGGGACGAGACCCTCGCCGACCTGGAGGCCAACACCGACGCCGGGTTCTTTCATCTCCGTATCCATACCGACCAGCTCAGCCCCGAGGGCGCAGCGAAGGAGATCACGAGCGCCTACGATCAGTTGCGAACGGCCGGGCGTCTTCGCGAGGAGGCATGCCCCCCGTGA
- a CDS encoding IS1634 family transposase — protein MRQRAQWGAQSVEKMLGALPVVADFCTRLRIREIVDEACPVRDLAELTHGQVIEVLIANRLTSPSPLVHVQDWARAWAVAEAFGVEADLLNDDRIGRALDAIAPHLDHIAGSVGLAAIEAFGIDVTRMHWDMTSISLHGDYEQAEQGFAAPRFGHPKDRRTDLKQIQAGIAVSGDGAIPVFHRAFDGGAGEVGQVVGAMKRLQRLASRRDLLMIGDSKLISYANLVAMHQQRVSFIAPASKAYVPATQLAGLSVEVATAVDYVAQRDQAKPVDQRGSWHVLEDTLELAGPRKKDPLLTLRRIFGHSSARAQAAAGARALKLSRAREDLNRLQRGLGSRHYPTAEKVAAKIAVISTQRRVGAYLITESLSATGVHAG, from the coding sequence GTGAGACAACGTGCGCAGTGGGGTGCCCAGAGTGTGGAGAAGATGCTCGGGGCGTTGCCGGTGGTGGCCGATTTCTGCACCAGGTTGCGGATCCGGGAGATCGTGGATGAGGCCTGCCCGGTGCGTGACCTGGCCGAACTCACTCATGGTCAGGTGATCGAGGTGTTGATCGCCAACCGGTTGACCTCGCCGTCTCCACTGGTCCATGTGCAGGACTGGGCGCGGGCGTGGGCGGTGGCCGAAGCCTTCGGCGTCGAGGCGGACCTGCTCAACGACGACCGGATCGGCCGGGCATTGGACGCGATCGCCCCCCACCTCGACCACATCGCGGGATCGGTCGGCCTGGCCGCGATCGAGGCGTTCGGCATCGATGTCACCCGGATGCACTGGGACATGACCTCGATCTCGCTGCACGGCGACTACGAACAGGCCGAACAGGGATTCGCGGCACCGAGGTTCGGCCACCCCAAAGATCGCCGCACGGATCTGAAGCAGATCCAGGCCGGCATCGCGGTCTCCGGCGACGGCGCGATCCCGGTGTTTCACCGGGCCTTCGACGGCGGCGCGGGCGAGGTCGGGCAGGTCGTCGGCGCGATGAAGCGGTTGCAGCGACTGGCCTCCCGCCGTGACCTGCTGATGATCGGCGATTCCAAGCTGATCTCGTACGCGAACCTGGTGGCGATGCATCAGCAGCGGGTGAGCTTCATCGCCCCGGCGTCCAAGGCCTACGTGCCGGCCACGCAGTTGGCCGGGCTGAGCGTGGAGGTGGCCACCGCCGTCGACTACGTCGCTCAGCGTGATCAGGCCAAACCCGTCGATCAGCGTGGATCATGGCATGTGCTGGAGGACACGCTGGAGCTGGCCGGCCCCCGGAAGAAGGACCCGCTCCTCACCCTGCGGCGGATCTTCGGGCATTCCTCCGCCCGGGCGCAGGCCGCGGCCGGAGCTCGGGCTCTGAAGCTGTCGCGGGCCCGTGAGGATCTCAACCGGCTGCAACGCGGGCTGGGATCGCGGCATTACCCGACCGCGGAGAAGGTCGCCGCCAAAATCGCCGTCATCAGCACGCAGCGGCGGGTCGGCGCCTATCTGATCACTGAGTCATTGTCAGCAACCGGCGTTCACGCTGGGTGA